From the Candidatus Saccharimonadales bacterium genome, the window TATTCACGTCAAAACCCCAACCAGTCTTGTTGGCAGTTAGTACCATCGGCAGCTTCTCATCAGCGTTTAGGCCCGCATTAATCATAAGCTGTCGGAAAGGCTGCAGAAGCGCACTCTTAAGAATCTGCTTACCAGCAGCAATGCTGTCATTCTTGTCAGTCTTGATACCCTTGCTGAGGTCGACTAGTGTAACACCGCCTCCAGGTACGATACCTTCAGCAAGAGCAGCCTTCGTAGCGTTGACGGCATCTTCGACTCGATACTTCTTCTCCTCAATCTCGGTCTCAGTCGCTCCACCAACCTTAATGACGGCCACCTTACCTTCAAGAGCGGCAGCCCGCTTCTCACCCTGTTCCTTATCATATTCACTGGAGGCATTGACCACCTGTGCGTGAATCTGGGCAACCCTGTCTTTGACATCCTTGGCTGCACCAGCACCTTCAACGATAGTCGTTTGGTCTTTCGTAACGATGACCTTACGAGCCGATCCAAGCATACTAAGATCAAAGTTATCAAAGGTGGTGCCCTGCTCGTCGCTGACGACGGTAGCGCCTGTCAAAATCGCCATGTCTTGCAAGATATCTTTACGGCGATCACCGAATGATGGAGCCTTAATAGCAACGGCGTGGAAGCTACCCTTGAGTTTGTTCAAGACGAGTACACCGAGAGCTTCGCCTTCAACGTCATCAGCGACAATAACCAATTCTTTCTTGCCCGCTTGGGCCATCGCTTCAAGAACAGGAAGCAACTCTTGGACTGAACTGATCTTTTTGTCCGTTAAAAGGATCGACGGTTTCTCGTAGACTGCTTCCATCCTGTTAGTGTCAGTTACCATATAAGCTGAGACGAAGCCACGGTCAGTGCTGAAACCTTCAACAATTTCCGATTCAAGCTGCAGGCCTTGGCCGTCCTCAACGGTCACAATGCCCTTGGAACCAACACGTTCCATAATGTTTGCTATTAGTTGGCCAATATCTTTATCGCCAGCAGAGATAGTACCTACTTCTGCAATACGACCTTTTTTGTCATTGACGTTCTCAGCCATCTTATCAAGCTCAACTAATACCTCGGCTGCTGCTTGTTCAACTCCCTTACGAAGTTCCATCGGGTTATGGCCAGCGGTAATAAGACGGTTTGCCTCGTTGAGGATGTGGTAGGTAAGAACGGTCACGGTTGTGGTGCCATCTCCGGCGACATCGTTCATCTTGCTGGCTGCCTGCTTGATCAGTTCAGCACCTATCTTATAGCCAAGTTTCTCATCAGAGTCCTCAGACAGCTCCATCTCTTTGGCGACCTTGACACCATCATGCGTGACAGTCGGACCACCGTAGCCTTTGCCGATAACGACATTGCGTCCCTTCGGGCCCATCGTTACCTTAACGGCTTCATAAAGAGCCTTTGCCCCACCGAGCACCCGACGACGAGCGTCGTCATCATAGAATACTTGCTTTGCCATAGTTGTCTGTTGTCTCCTTACGCCTTACTTATTCGTAACAGTCGCGAGGATGTCTTCCTCTTTAATGACTAGGTACTTCTCACTGTCCATCTGAAACTCAGTAGCACTGTACTCTCGGTAAAGTATATTGTCACCCACCTTGACACTCTTCACACTAGATCCAACGGCGACTACCTTGGCAACCTGTGATTTTTCTCTGGCGCTGTCAGGTAGGTAAAGTCCAGACGCCGTCTTAGCCTGTGACTGTACCGGTTGAGCAACGATCCGGTCATTGAGCGGCTTTATGTTTACACTCATATGAGCTGTTCTCCCTTTAAACACGAATCAATACTGTCTATATTAGCACTTAATGAGTGAGAGTGCTAAGTGATTTTTACACGAGCTTTACCCCTACTGTCAAGGTCGATCTGGAGTATACTAAGCGGTAATAAGAGGTATAAGACATTATGGATCAATCAGACGCAGACATCTCGTCTTCACACGCGGCTAAGCATAGATCGGGCTCCAAGCTTGGTCTTTACAGTCTTCTTAGTGGGCTCATTCTTCTTGCGGCAGAGGCCGCTCTTCCCTATATCCCAGGTTGGAGCGGTGTTCTTAGCAATGCTTCGACCAATGCCCCATACGATCTTAGCTACGCTCTCGTTGGGGTTCTGTCGCTCGCCAGTGTGCTATTCCTCTCTATCCCCTCTTTTAAGAAGATCCCCTACCCAAACGTCTGGGGTTTGATCGGCATAATACTCAACGTTCTCGTCTTCGCAACGGCCGTAACTTCAATCTCACTCTTTTACCCGTTCGGTTCGGGTCAGTAGCTAGATCACTTTTTTTCTTTAGTGATAGCCTGCTTATCGGTAGGTTTTACAGGACTCTTCTTTAGTTCGTGGAGTAGTTGCCTGGCCACATCGGCGTCGTTCCAAGGGATCCGTTGGCTACCAATAACCCGGAAACGCTCATGGCCCATACCAGTAATTAGAATGGCATCGCCGCGTCGAGCTATCTGGATAGCTTTCTTAAT encodes:
- a CDS encoding co-chaperone GroES, translated to MSVNIKPLNDRIVAQPVQSQAKTASGLYLPDSAREKSQVAKVVAVGSSVKSVKVGDNILYREYSATEFQMDSEKYLVIKEEDILATVTNK
- the groL gene encoding chaperonin GroEL (60 kDa chaperone family; promotes refolding of misfolded polypeptides especially under stressful conditions; forms two stacked rings of heptamers to form a barrel-shaped 14mer; ends can be capped by GroES; misfolded proteins enter the barrel where they are refolded when GroES binds) — protein: MAKQVFYDDDARRRVLGGAKALYEAVKVTMGPKGRNVVIGKGYGGPTVTHDGVKVAKEMELSEDSDEKLGYKIGAELIKQAASKMNDVAGDGTTTVTVLTYHILNEANRLITAGHNPMELRKGVEQAAAEVLVELDKMAENVNDKKGRIAEVGTISAGDKDIGQLIANIMERVGSKGIVTVEDGQGLQLESEIVEGFSTDRGFVSAYMVTDTNRMEAVYEKPSILLTDKKISSVQELLPVLEAMAQAGKKELVIVADDVEGEALGVLVLNKLKGSFHAVAIKAPSFGDRRKDILQDMAILTGATVVSDEQGTTFDNFDLSMLGSARKVIVTKDQTTIVEGAGAAKDVKDRVAQIHAQVVNASSEYDKEQGEKRAAALEGKVAVIKVGGATETEIEEKKYRVEDAVNATKAALAEGIVPGGGVTLVDLSKGIKTDKNDSIAAGKQILKSALLQPFRQLMINAGLNADEKLPMVLTANKTGWGFDVNSPDELVDLKAVGIVDPARVTKEAVQNAVSIASTSMTMGALITEEPEKETPAAAGGMGGGMGMM